A stretch of the Rosa rugosa chromosome 5, drRosRugo1.1, whole genome shotgun sequence genome encodes the following:
- the LOC133707936 gene encoding putative lipid-transfer protein DIR1 gives MKYLIVIMLVMLVTVGNLWGFDGAGECGSNPEVVVYKLAPCGPAAQDQSVTVSPKCCSLMKRVDKRCLCAIVLSKEVQSHGLKPAIAVTIPKRCNDPRRPKGYKCGAYTVP, from the exons ATGAAGTACCTCATCGTCATCATGCTAGTAATGCTAGTAACTGTTGGCAATCTTTGGGGTTTTGATGGGGCTGGGGAGTGTGGAAGCAACCCGGAGGTTGTGGTATACAAGCTTGCTCCATGTGGACCAGCAGCACAAGATCAGAGCGTCACGGTTTCTCCCAAGTGTTGCTCGTTGATGAAACGCGTCGACAAGCGTTGTCTTTGTGCCATTGTGCTCTCTAAAGAAGTTCAGAGTCATGGCCTCAAGCCAGCAATCGCAGTCACCATACCTAAACGTTGTAATGATCCCAGACGTCCCAAGGGTTACAAGTGCGGAG CTTATACTGTGCCTTGA